From Theileria annulata chromosome 1, complete sequence, *** SEQUENCING IN PROGRESS ***, one genomic window encodes:
- a CDS encoding ribosomal protein s15, putative, which translates to MGRMYGKGKGISSSSIPYGRKPPSWLKTKPFEVEEQIAKLAKKGQTPSQIGVSLRDSMAIPQVKAVTNNKILRILKAQGLAPEIPEDLYFLIKKAVSMRKHMEQNLNDKDSKFRLILVESRIHRLARYYKKKRQLPATWKYQASTAGTLVA; encoded by the exons ATGGGTCGTATGTACGGAAAGGGTAAGGGTATCTCATCCTCGAGTATTCCCTACGGTAGAAAACCACCTTCCTGGCTAAAAACAAAACCCTTTGAAGTTGAGGAACAAATTGCAAAACTTGCCAAAAAAGGACAAACTCCATCACAAATCGGTGTCTCATTACGTGATTCCATGGCTATTCCACAAGTAAAGGCCGTTACCAATAACAAAATACTACGAATTCTTAAAGCACAAg GATTAGCCCCTGAGATTCCTGAGGATTTGTActttttaataaagaaGGCAGTGTCTATGAGAAAACACATGGAGCAGAACTTGAACGACAAGGACTCAAAGTTTAGACTAATTTTGGTCGAGTCTAGGATCCATAGACTTGCAAGATATTATAAGAAGAAGAGACAATTGCCCGCAACATGGAAATATCAAGCTTCCACCGCAGGAACACTAGTCGCATAA